CGAGCTTGTCGTCGAAGGAGAGGGTCATGGGGGTCACTCTACGGTCCCCGGCAGCCGCAGGGTGAGGTCGTCGGCCATCTGAGGGGTGCGCGGCGCGGCCTCCCCGGTCACCCGCCAGTACACGCCCCTGTCCCGCGCGAGCAGTCCCAGCCCGACGAGTTCGCGGCGCAGGGTAAAGAAGTCGGGGTGGTACTCGGCGAGCGCGTCGCTGACCTCGCGCTCGGTGTAAGTGCGCCCCGGCTCGAAGAGGGCGGCGAGTTCGCGCAGAATCACGTCGCGTTTCTTGCGCTGTGCGGGGATGCGGGTCAGCTTGCCGCCTTTGAGAAAGGCCCGCAGCACCCGCGCCCGGTAGGGGTCCTCCGGGGTGGGCGGGGCCGCCTCGCCGCGCACCAGGGCGCTCAAGGTGAGGTCGAGGGCCGGGCGGTTCGTTCCGAAGAGGCGGTGGTGGCCGTCCTGCCTCACCGTCATCAGCCCCGCCTCGGTCAGTTGCGAGAGGTGGTGGCTCACCGTGGCGGGCGCGAGGTTCATCAGCCGGGCCAGCATTTCGCCGGACAGGGCGTCGTCCCAGGCCAGCCTCAGCAGCGTCACTCGGGCCGGGTGAGATAGGGCGCGGAAGAGGGCGGCCTGATCGTTCGCGGACGCCCTCACGGGGCCACCTCGCGGGGCCAGGGCCGCTCGCCGTGGGCGTGGACGTGGCACGCGGCGTAGATTTCCAGCGCCGCTCGCAGAGTCTCCAGCCGGGCCTGTGCTTTCGCCTTCCCTGCCCGGTCCCCCACC
This portion of the Deinococcus terrestris genome encodes:
- a CDS encoding DUF2087 domain-containing protein, giving the protein MRASANDQAALFRALSHPARVTLLRLAWDDALSGEMLARLMNLAPATVSHHLSQLTEAGLMTVRQDGHHRLFGTNRPALDLTLSALVRGEAAPPTPEDPYRARVLRAFLKGGKLTRIPAQRKKRDVILRELAALFEPGRTYTEREVSDALAEYHPDFFTLRRELVGLGLLARDRGVYWRVTGEAAPRTPQMADDLTLRLPGTVE